In Gimesia benthica, a single window of DNA contains:
- a CDS encoding PQQ-binding-like beta-propeller repeat protein translates to MKDLLPSRAFSPALKFTAALCFCLLAFSSIQAENWPRFRGIDGSGLSSEKGFPQSWTEKDYAWHKELPGLGHSSPSIWGDNLFVTAALGEGETRYLFCLDPKTGEEKWKRETKLKKSHKHRKGSWASSTPATDGEHVYVEFADEESYMLICYDFKGNKIWERDLGSFTSQHGHGSSPMIYKNLVIATNDQQGPSSVTAFNKLNGEIVWKADRAVRRTSYATPIIVEHPNTGPQLICVSGATGISSLDPENGKVIWTTGEFPMRTVSSPVYGEGLIFATCGGGGRGKLLYGVDPTGSGNIKETHIKYERSTKLPYVPTPVVYEGHLYLWGDAGVVSCVDLTTQKNVWTERIAGDYSSSPVCINGVLYCIDENGEVAMVDASPKFKAYEKIKLGDQSHATVVVANGRMFLRTFKHLYCLEAKK, encoded by the coding sequence ATGAAAGATTTACTACCTTCCCGTGCGTTCTCTCCTGCCCTGAAGTTCACAGCAGCCCTCTGCTTCTGCCTGCTGGCGTTTTCCTCCATTCAGGCCGAAAACTGGCCTCGTTTCCGGGGGATTGACGGTTCTGGCCTCTCCAGCGAGAAGGGCTTCCCCCAAAGCTGGACCGAAAAGGACTACGCCTGGCACAAAGAACTCCCGGGCCTCGGACACTCGTCTCCCTCCATCTGGGGAGACAACCTGTTCGTCACCGCCGCCCTGGGTGAAGGCGAAACACGCTACCTCTTCTGCCTCGACCCCAAAACCGGGGAAGAAAAGTGGAAGCGGGAAACCAAACTGAAAAAGAGCCACAAGCACCGCAAAGGGAGCTGGGCTTCCAGCACGCCGGCCACCGATGGCGAGCATGTGTATGTCGAATTCGCAGACGAAGAATCTTACATGCTCATCTGCTACGATTTCAAAGGCAATAAGATCTGGGAACGCGACCTGGGTTCCTTCACCAGCCAGCACGGTCACGGCAGTTCCCCCATGATCTACAAGAACCTGGTCATCGCCACCAACGATCAGCAGGGGCCCAGCTCGGTCACTGCCTTCAACAAGCTCAACGGAGAAATCGTCTGGAAAGCCGACCGGGCCGTCCGGAGAACCTCCTACGCGACTCCAATCATTGTCGAACACCCCAACACCGGACCACAGCTGATCTGCGTCAGTGGGGCCACCGGTATCAGCAGCCTCGATCCGGAAAACGGTAAAGTCATCTGGACCACCGGCGAATTTCCGATGCGAACCGTCTCCTCACCCGTCTACGGCGAAGGACTGATCTTCGCCACTTGTGGCGGCGGAGGTCGCGGCAAGCTGCTCTACGGCGTCGATCCCACCGGATCCGGAAACATCAAGGAAACCCACATCAAATACGAACGGTCCACCAAGCTGCCTTATGTGCCGACCCCCGTTGTCTACGAAGGGCACCTCTACCTCTGGGGCGATGCCGGCGTGGTCAGCTGTGTTGATCTCACCACCCAGAAGAACGTCTGGACCGAACGTATCGCAGGCGACTACAGCAGCTCTCCCGTCTGCATTAACGGCGTCCTGTACTGCATCGACGAAAATGGTGAAGTCGCCATGGTCGACGCCTCTCCCAAATTCAAAGCTTACGAAAAAATCAAGCTCGGAGACCAGAGCCACGCTACCGTGGTCGTCGCCAACGGACGCATGTTCCTGCGAACCTTCAAGCATCTCTACTGCCTCGAAGCCAAAAAGTAA
- the rplT gene encoding 50S ribosomal protein L20, with the protein MRVSKGSARRRAKKRLFKEARGNYGGRSKLLRTVKETIIRSRAYAYRDRRVRKREFRALWITRITAACRARGTNYSQFINGLSKAGITLNRKSLSELAISQPQIFDEIVKAAQAALAA; encoded by the coding sequence ATGCGAGTTAGCAAAGGTTCAGCTCGACGTCGAGCCAAGAAAAGACTGTTTAAAGAAGCCCGTGGTAATTACGGTGGCCGCAGCAAGTTGTTGCGTACCGTAAAAGAAACAATCATTCGGTCTCGTGCTTATGCCTACCGTGACCGTCGGGTTCGCAAACGTGAATTCCGCGCTCTGTGGATTACCCGTATCACCGCTGCCTGTCGTGCAAGGGGTACGAACTATTCGCAGTTCATTAACGGTCTGTCCAAAGCGGGCATCACGCTGAACCGGAAGTCTCTCAGCGAGCTGGCGATTTCTCAGCCTCAGATCTTCGATGAGATCGTCAAAGCAGCACAGGCAGCTCTGGCAGCATAA
- the rpmI gene encoding 50S ribosomal protein L35: MPKQKTHKGLKKRFKITASGKAKHRKAFRGHILSKKSPKRKIGLRSDGVVTGTEAKLIVEALRPGS, translated from the coding sequence ATGCCCAAGCAAAAGACTCACAAAGGATTGAAGAAGCGTTTTAAGATTACCGCTTCAGGAAAAGCCAAGCACCGCAAAGCATTTCGGGGCCACATTCTGAGCAAGAAGAGCCCCAAGCGGAAAATCGGTCTGCGTAGCGATGGCGTCGTGACCGGAACGGAAGCGAAGCTGATCGTGGAAGCCCTGCGTCCCGGTTCTTAA
- the fliM gene encoding flagellar motor switch protein FliM, giving the protein MADVLSQNEVESLLSALDPSAGSSGGGSRPAARNTDFNSQISIYDFKRPERVSKEQMRAFRALHESFSREFGAALSGMLRSIIEVKLISVDQLTYSEFVFSLENPTCFNLLESETLDGHIILDISPSIIFPIIDRLLGGDGHTHGAYPNRALTEIEIRLVSRITGLAIEGIESAWSNLCDWKLRVSQVESNPQLVQIVPPNEVIVLISFEVTMGETRGIINLCIPFNTIEPLSNKLTSDTWSAYKKKTPDMRQQLNLEASVSKSKIEMKVELDHSRLTAGEVMNLAVGDVIMCNKGSAQSLTVEIEGAPVFTAYPGVYKGHKAISIEKMLAIPKDIIEQRIKQAEAGQA; this is encoded by the coding sequence ATGGCAGATGTACTCAGTCAAAATGAAGTGGAATCGCTGTTATCGGCGCTGGATCCATCTGCCGGCTCTTCCGGTGGGGGGAGTCGACCGGCGGCCCGGAATACCGATTTCAATTCCCAGATCAGCATCTACGACTTCAAACGCCCGGAACGCGTCAGTAAAGAGCAGATGCGGGCGTTTCGCGCTTTGCATGAAAGCTTCAGCCGGGAGTTCGGGGCGGCACTCAGCGGGATGCTGCGGTCGATTATTGAAGTCAAACTGATCAGTGTAGACCAGCTGACGTATTCTGAATTCGTCTTCAGTCTGGAAAACCCGACCTGCTTCAACCTGCTCGAATCCGAGACGCTGGACGGACATATTATTCTGGATATCAGCCCATCGATTATCTTCCCGATCATCGACCGGCTGCTGGGAGGGGATGGCCACACGCACGGTGCCTATCCCAATCGGGCTCTTACCGAAATCGAAATCCGCCTGGTGTCGCGTATTACCGGCCTGGCGATTGAGGGGATCGAATCTGCCTGGAGTAACCTCTGCGACTGGAAGCTGCGGGTTTCCCAGGTGGAAAGTAATCCCCAGCTGGTTCAGATCGTGCCGCCGAACGAAGTGATCGTGCTGATCTCTTTCGAAGTGACGATGGGGGAGACCCGGGGAATTATCAACCTCTGTATTCCCTTTAATACGATTGAGCCGCTATCGAACAAGCTGACTTCAGATACCTGGTCGGCTTATAAGAAGAAAACGCCTGACATGCGTCAGCAGTTGAATCTGGAAGCGAGTGTCTCCAAGTCCAAGATCGAGATGAAGGTGGAGCTGGATCACAGTCGGCTGACTGCGGGTGAGGTAATGAATCTGGCTGTCGGTGATGTGATCATGTGTAACAAGGGGAGTGCCCAGAGCCTGACGGTGGAAATCGAAGGGGCACCGGTCTTCACGGCTTATCCGGGTGTTTATAAGGGGCATAAGGCGATCAGCATTGAAAAAATGCTGGCGATACCCAAAGATATCATCGAGCAGCGAATCAAGCAGGCGGAAGCAGGCCAGGCCTGA
- a CDS encoding glutamate-5-semialdehyde dehydrogenase → MSSTTELDLAQYTEQLAQQARAASRKLVSANGNQKNAWLRRMTELIRERTPDLLAANERDIEQAPEYGLSEASIDRLRLTEARLEGIVTALEEIMALPNPVGEVIDSNMRPNGLLVTRVRVPLGVVFFIYESRPNVTIDAAALCVKSGNAVILRGGKEAFHSNMAFYQLLQEGLRDVGLPEQAVQLVETTDREAVGHFLKLNKYIDVTIPRGGKGLIERVARDATMPVIKHFDGICHVYLDKTADPELSKRITVNSKCQRPGVCNAAECLLVHADVAETLLPEVAKALLDAGVELRCCPRSLELVGSGVPATEEDYGTEYGAKILSVKVVEDMDAAIEHIHQYGSGHTESIITTELAAAEKFTTEVDSAAVIVNASTRFNDGGEFGLGAEIGISTDKFHARGPCGLNELTSYKYVAHGAGQIRE, encoded by the coding sequence ATGAGTAGTACGACCGAATTAGACCTGGCGCAATACACCGAACAACTGGCTCAGCAGGCCCGCGCTGCATCGCGTAAACTGGTTTCCGCTAATGGGAACCAGAAGAATGCCTGGCTCCGTCGGATGACCGAACTGATTCGGGAACGGACTCCTGATTTACTGGCTGCGAACGAACGCGATATCGAGCAGGCTCCCGAATACGGTTTGTCGGAAGCGTCGATTGACCGTCTGCGATTGACCGAAGCGCGGCTGGAGGGCATTGTCACGGCGCTGGAAGAGATCATGGCTTTGCCTAATCCGGTTGGCGAAGTGATTGACAGTAACATGCGTCCCAACGGTCTGCTGGTAACCCGGGTGCGGGTGCCTCTGGGCGTGGTGTTCTTCATTTATGAGTCGCGTCCGAATGTGACCATTGATGCGGCCGCATTATGCGTGAAGAGCGGCAACGCGGTGATCTTACGCGGCGGAAAAGAAGCCTTTCACAGCAATATGGCCTTTTATCAGCTGCTGCAGGAAGGGCTCCGCGACGTGGGGCTGCCTGAGCAGGCCGTACAACTGGTGGAGACCACCGATCGCGAAGCGGTGGGGCATTTTCTGAAGTTGAACAAATACATTGACGTGACCATTCCCCGTGGTGGTAAGGGGCTGATCGAGCGTGTGGCCCGTGATGCCACGATGCCTGTGATCAAGCATTTCGACGGAATCTGCCACGTCTATCTCGATAAGACGGCGGATCCGGAACTGTCAAAGCGGATTACGGTCAACAGTAAGTGTCAACGGCCCGGTGTGTGTAATGCCGCCGAGTGTCTGCTGGTGCATGCGGATGTCGCAGAGACCTTATTACCGGAAGTTGCGAAAGCACTGCTGGATGCGGGGGTTGAGCTGCGGTGTTGTCCCCGGTCGCTGGAACTGGTGGGAAGCGGTGTGCCTGCGACCGAGGAAGATTATGGCACCGAGTACGGGGCGAAGATCCTGTCGGTTAAGGTTGTCGAGGATATGGATGCTGCGATTGAGCACATTCATCAGTACGGTTCGGGGCATACCGAATCCATCATCACGACCGAACTGGCGGCAGCAGAGAAGTTCACGACCGAGGTCGATTCTGCGGCTGTAATCGTGAATGCCAGCACGCGTTTCAATGATGGGGGTGAGTTCGGTCTGGGAGCGGAAATCGGTATCAGCACAGACAAATTTCATGCACGGGGCCCCTGTGGGCTCAACGAATTGACGAGTTATAAATACGTGGCCCACGGAGCAGGGCAGATCAGAGAATAG
- a CDS encoding Crp/Fnr family transcriptional regulator: protein MVSTEQLINDCVLFQSVTPEEMDELLDQAETEDFPEGVRILDEGNSTRYLWIIQRGTCEVRKQLSNGDEQTLTELGPLSIFGEMSFFKPAPHSASVVATSDVSIVRIPWKNFDQLLKAGVSGAQKVVYNTVRIMSDRLRTMDKWSAEMVESCGTKNKNAEWHEFRSKLYSDWQF from the coding sequence ATGGTTTCCACAGAGCAGCTGATCAATGACTGCGTGTTGTTTCAGTCAGTTACGCCGGAGGAAATGGACGAATTGCTCGACCAGGCTGAGACAGAGGATTTTCCGGAAGGAGTCCGCATTCTGGATGAAGGTAATTCGACCCGGTATCTCTGGATCATTCAGCGCGGTACCTGCGAGGTTCGCAAGCAGCTTTCCAACGGAGATGAGCAGACATTGACCGAGTTGGGGCCCCTGTCCATTTTTGGTGAAATGTCCTTTTTCAAACCGGCTCCGCATTCGGCGAGCGTGGTGGCGACTTCCGATGTGTCCATCGTGCGGATCCCCTGGAAGAATTTCGATCAACTGCTGAAAGCGGGAGTCAGCGGGGCGCAGAAAGTCGTTTATAATACCGTGCGAATCATGTCTGACCGGTTGAGGACCATGGATAAATGGTCAGCAGAAATGGTTGAAAGCTGTGGTACCAAGAACAAGAATGCGGAATGGCACGAGTTTCGTTCCAAACTGTATTCCGACTGGCAATTCTGA
- a CDS encoding Glu/Leu/Phe/Val family dehydrogenase — MSSYETACRYFDQASRQVGLSRNMQELLRTPEREVKVEVAIERDNGEIATYIGYRVQHDSSRGPMKGGLRFHPEVNGDEVLALASLMTWKTALVNIPYGGAKGGISVDVSKLSQGELERVTRKFIDKIYDVIGPLKDIPAPDMGTNAQVMAWIMNQYEKYCGFNPACVTGKPLELHGADGREEATGRGVAMITRQTLDHMKIDLSGATVAIQGFGNVGSFAAQFLDEFGAKIVAVSDASGGIYCADGINIPKLMEYCKDTKAVRGFPETEAISNDEVLASNVTVLIPAALGGVLTKENAKEVRARCIIEAANNPTDPDADEIFSKNEIVVVPDILANAGGVTVSYFEWVQNRQHFSWEKARVRSELDRIMDDSFELVWKIATDKKVSLRIAAYILGIGRVGRATVMGGI; from the coding sequence ATGAGTTCATACGAGACCGCATGCCGTTACTTCGACCAGGCTTCCCGTCAGGTGGGGCTTTCGCGGAACATGCAGGAACTGCTCAGGACGCCGGAGCGCGAGGTCAAGGTAGAAGTTGCGATCGAACGCGACAACGGGGAAATTGCCACTTACATCGGTTACCGTGTACAGCACGACAGCTCCCGCGGACCCATGAAAGGGGGACTGCGTTTTCACCCCGAAGTGAACGGCGATGAAGTGCTGGCCCTGGCATCCCTGATGACCTGGAAAACCGCGCTGGTCAACATTCCTTACGGAGGAGCGAAAGGGGGCATCTCGGTCGATGTGTCCAAGCTGTCCCAGGGAGAACTGGAACGCGTCACGCGCAAGTTTATCGATAAGATTTACGATGTGATCGGTCCCCTGAAAGATATTCCGGCCCCGGACATGGGAACCAACGCCCAGGTGATGGCCTGGATCATGAACCAGTATGAAAAGTATTGTGGCTTCAACCCGGCGTGTGTGACCGGAAAACCGCTGGAACTGCATGGTGCGGACGGTCGTGAAGAAGCGACGGGCCGCGGCGTGGCGATGATCACACGGCAGACTCTGGATCACATGAAGATCGATCTGTCCGGTGCGACTGTGGCGATTCAGGGATTCGGCAACGTGGGGAGCTTTGCCGCACAATTTCTGGATGAGTTCGGAGCCAAGATTGTCGCGGTTTCCGATGCCAGCGGGGGCATTTACTGTGCGGACGGGATCAACATTCCCAAGCTGATGGAATACTGCAAAGATACCAAGGCCGTGCGCGGGTTTCCGGAGACGGAAGCGATTTCGAATGATGAAGTTCTGGCTTCCAATGTGACCGTGCTGATTCCGGCAGCCCTGGGTGGCGTGCTGACGAAAGAGAACGCCAAAGAGGTCCGGGCGCGGTGCATTATTGAAGCTGCGAACAACCCGACTGATCCGGATGCGGATGAAATTTTCTCGAAAAATGAGATCGTGGTGGTGCCCGATATTCTGGCCAATGCCGGCGGAGTAACCGTCAGTTACTTCGAATGGGTTCAGAACAGACAGCACTTCAGCTGGGAAAAAGCTCGCGTTCGTTCCGAGTTAGACCGTATTATGGATGACAGCTTTGAGCTTGTCTGGAAGATTGCCACTGATAAAAAAGTATCGCTCCGCATCGCGGCCTATATTCTGGGCATTGGTCGTGTGGGGCGAGCCACCGTGATGGGAGGCATCTGA
- a CDS encoding SGNH/GDSL hydrolase family protein yields the protein MIRSRLRWLKHLTLALLTLVLLAVGSEVALRIEEYRQQESVSSYDADGFLIPSDVSYHRIRPLQQVTRKHPDTEEVVQFSINSMGLRGKEYAIPKPTGVYRILCLGGETVLAPEMADEDTFCVRLEQLLQKQTQLKVEVINAGVPDACPLMSYLHLRHSLSGLQPDLILFNFDMSDVANDHALRRFTQIGDTGVPLCAMHPLFEEMNAPEKLESHFLVYRYLLRWLGDYWVQNQPAGLDRDIDTPQGTFLWLEDHPPDWSVYVRQTLEPIQNIQQISQGTYSRFILATYPKPWQVSESAMSGKNARAAVGVREGVKYGSRFPFELLETYSKQLNVPYCDTSPVFQAIQNPDRYFLENVPQFSREGHALYARELALYILKEIPGIWSDPVPSPSEQAPQQALAPLR from the coding sequence ATGATTCGTTCACGCCTGCGCTGGCTCAAGCATTTAACGCTGGCACTGCTGACTCTCGTCCTCCTTGCGGTCGGGAGTGAGGTCGCGTTACGTATCGAGGAATACCGGCAGCAGGAGAGTGTCAGCAGCTATGACGCCGACGGTTTTCTGATTCCCTCAGATGTCAGTTATCACCGCATCCGTCCCCTGCAGCAGGTCACGCGGAAGCACCCGGATACCGAAGAGGTCGTCCAGTTTTCGATCAACAGCATGGGACTGCGGGGCAAAGAATATGCGATTCCCAAGCCGACGGGCGTGTACCGGATCCTCTGCCTGGGCGGAGAGACCGTCCTGGCCCCTGAAATGGCTGACGAGGATACGTTCTGCGTCAGGCTGGAACAACTGCTGCAGAAACAGACTCAGCTCAAGGTGGAAGTGATCAACGCGGGGGTGCCTGATGCCTGTCCGCTGATGTCTTATCTGCATCTGCGGCATTCGCTGTCTGGGCTGCAGCCGGATCTGATCCTGTTTAATTTTGATATGTCCGATGTTGCCAATGATCACGCATTACGCCGCTTCACGCAGATCGGAGACACGGGCGTGCCGCTCTGTGCGATGCATCCGCTGTTTGAAGAGATGAATGCTCCCGAGAAGCTGGAAAGCCATTTTCTGGTCTACCGATATCTGCTGAGATGGTTAGGAGATTACTGGGTTCAGAACCAGCCTGCGGGACTGGATCGAGATATTGATACTCCCCAGGGGACTTTTCTCTGGCTGGAGGATCATCCGCCCGACTGGTCCGTGTATGTGCGTCAGACGCTGGAGCCGATACAGAATATTCAGCAGATCTCACAGGGAACCTATTCTCGGTTCATTCTGGCGACTTATCCCAAGCCCTGGCAGGTTTCCGAGTCCGCGATGAGTGGAAAAAATGCGCGGGCCGCGGTGGGAGTCCGCGAAGGGGTGAAGTACGGCAGCCGGTTTCCATTTGAGCTGCTGGAGACGTACTCCAAACAGTTGAATGTGCCCTATTGTGATACTTCGCCCGTATTTCAGGCGATTCAGAATCCGGATCGTTATTTTCTGGAGAACGTACCCCAGTTCTCGCGTGAGGGGCATGCGTTGTATGCCCGCGAGCTGGCACTTTATATTTTAAAGGAGATCCCCGGCATCTGGTCTGATCCGGTTCCCTCACCTTCCGAGCAGGCGCCTCAACAGGCACTGGCTCCGCTGCGCTGA
- a CDS encoding M20/M25/M40 family metallo-hydrolase produces MSQPKTTTPKVNDKKALQLVTALMAIPGKSGEEGQIAAEIQRRLIAAGLPEKQITFDTAHKKSSIGGECGNMIVKLPGTVKGPRRLLMAHMDTVPLCVGAEPIKKGKLIHSKSPLTALGADDRGGCSVILNALITILEQDLPHPPLTFVWMVQEEIGLVGVRHLTTSKLGKPAMCFNWDGKLADMVCIGATGDSGMLIHINGLASHAGAHPELGVSAAVIAGRAIDDLATNGWHGLVVKGKDSGSSNIGVLSGGAATNVVMPELTIKAEARSHNPRFRERILKEFKKAFEKAAKSTKNSAGQKGRVSFESYLKYDSFRLSADEPAVQTASQAIRKRGGTPDLTIGNGGLDANWMTAHGFPTVTLGCGQQDIHTTSETLMIDEYLKACQIGLDLATAAESDT; encoded by the coding sequence ATGAGCCAACCTAAAACCACTACACCTAAAGTCAATGACAAGAAGGCATTACAACTTGTCACCGCGCTGATGGCCATCCCCGGAAAAAGCGGAGAGGAAGGCCAGATCGCCGCCGAAATCCAGCGCAGACTCATCGCCGCCGGTCTCCCGGAGAAACAGATCACCTTCGACACCGCCCATAAGAAGAGCAGCATTGGTGGTGAATGTGGGAACATGATCGTCAAACTGCCCGGTACGGTGAAAGGACCGCGGCGGCTCCTGATGGCCCACATGGACACAGTCCCTCTCTGTGTCGGAGCGGAACCGATCAAAAAAGGGAAGCTGATCCATTCAAAGAGCCCGCTCACCGCTCTGGGAGCTGACGACCGCGGGGGCTGCAGTGTGATTCTCAACGCCCTGATCACCATCCTCGAACAGGATCTGCCCCATCCCCCTCTCACCTTTGTCTGGATGGTACAGGAAGAGATCGGCCTGGTCGGCGTGCGGCATTTGACGACAAGCAAGCTGGGCAAACCTGCCATGTGCTTCAACTGGGACGGCAAACTGGCCGACATGGTCTGCATTGGTGCCACCGGTGATTCAGGCATGCTGATTCATATCAACGGACTCGCCAGCCACGCGGGTGCTCACCCCGAACTCGGCGTCAGTGCCGCCGTCATCGCGGGCAGAGCCATCGACGATCTCGCTACCAACGGCTGGCACGGACTGGTTGTCAAAGGTAAAGACTCAGGCTCCAGCAATATCGGCGTCCTTTCCGGCGGAGCAGCCACCAACGTCGTCATGCCGGAGCTCACGATTAAAGCAGAAGCCCGCAGCCATAACCCCCGCTTCCGCGAACGCATCCTCAAGGAATTCAAAAAAGCCTTTGAAAAAGCAGCCAAATCCACGAAAAACAGTGCCGGACAAAAAGGTCGTGTTTCGTTTGAGTCCTACTTAAAATACGACTCCTTCCGGCTCTCCGCAGACGAGCCCGCCGTCCAGACCGCCAGCCAGGCGATCCGGAAACGGGGGGGGACTCCCGACCTTACCATCGGCAATGGCGGACTGGATGCCAACTGGATGACCGCCCACGGCTTCCCCACCGTCACCCTCGGTTGTGGCCAGCAGGATATTCATACCACCAGCGAAACGCTGATGATCGATGAATATCTCAAAGCCTGCCAGATCGGCCTGGACCTCGCGACAGCAGCCGAATCAGATACATAA
- a CDS encoding polyprenyl synthetase family protein — MSQPPSFKAMWSSLQEQVNQRLDAALDPSTDCPPILKEAMSYSLSAGGKRLRPILVLLSCEACGGDPESALSAACAIEMVHTYSLIHDDLPAMDDDALRRGMPTSHIKFGEANAILAGDALLTRAFELLASEIEVKSIAADCCVDLANAAGAVGMVGGQVADLESEHLTEATLEQLEAIHRRKTGRLICSALTMGARIGGADPELLRNLERYGTCIGLAFQITDDLLDLTGDEEKMGKGVRKDADHGKLTYPSLIGVEDSRQRAQNLVEEACLSIAPLGSHGQRLEELAHFILERDH; from the coding sequence ATGAGTCAGCCCCCGTCCTTCAAAGCCATGTGGAGCAGTCTGCAGGAACAGGTCAACCAGCGTCTGGACGCGGCCCTGGATCCCTCAACCGACTGCCCACCCATTCTCAAAGAGGCAATGTCTTACAGCCTCTCTGCCGGGGGAAAACGACTCCGTCCCATCCTCGTACTGCTCAGCTGTGAAGCCTGTGGCGGAGATCCGGAATCCGCCCTCTCCGCTGCCTGCGCGATCGAAATGGTGCACACCTATTCGCTGATCCATGACGACCTCCCCGCCATGGATGATGATGCCCTCCGTCGGGGCATGCCCACCAGTCACATCAAGTTCGGGGAAGCCAACGCGATTCTCGCCGGCGATGCCCTGCTCACGCGGGCGTTTGAACTGCTGGCCAGCGAAATTGAAGTAAAGTCTATTGCAGCAGACTGTTGTGTCGACCTGGCCAATGCCGCTGGCGCTGTCGGCATGGTCGGTGGACAGGTCGCGGATCTCGAGTCCGAACACCTGACAGAAGCCACACTCGAGCAGCTGGAAGCCATCCATCGTCGCAAAACCGGTCGACTGATCTGCAGCGCCCTCACCATGGGTGCCCGGATCGGAGGCGCCGACCCCGAACTGCTGCGAAACCTGGAGAGATACGGAACCTGCATAGGATTGGCATTCCAAATAACTGACGACCTGCTTGATTTAACAGGTGATGAAGAAAAAATGGGAAAAGGCGTGCGAAAAGACGCTGATCACGGTAAATTAACTTACCCCTCGCTGATTGGCGTTGAAGATAGTCGCCAACGCGCCCAAAATTTAGTTGAGGAAGCGTGCCTCTCGATCGCCCCACTTGGGAGCCACGGCCAAAGATTGGAAGAACTGGCCCACTTTATATTAGAACGAGATCACTGA